The following are encoded together in the Monodelphis domestica isolate mMonDom1 chromosome 5, mMonDom1.pri, whole genome shotgun sequence genome:
- the VEZT gene encoding vezatin isoform X6 gives MLVGYISFFIMIPAWWNISSWPLWGLILIVYLAIRASGWWKTARLQMILRKYNIQLEDTVANSRAFTNLVRKSLRLIQETEVISRGFTLLLDRVSAACPFNKAGQHPSQHLIGLRKAVYRTVRANFRAARLATLYMLKNYPLNSESDNVTNYICVVPFKELGLGLSEEQVSEEEAHNLTDGFSLPALKVLFQLWVGQSSEFFRRLALLLSTVNAPQRPLLTPALSSHRVLLDVTQGLPHAHAACLEELKRSYEFYRYFETQHRSEGQRLSKTKQKSKELNSLHTAVRSLQLHLKALLNEVIILEDELEKLVGTKEAHELASEAYHILEQKLKLLQPRVQASNSCWEEALSQVDKLVRRNSDKKGKPEVACETPHCAPASLPQPALCIEDKDPIPEEQELEAYVDDTDMDIDFRREDFYFLSQEDRERQKREREESKRVLQELKSVLGFKASESERQKWKQLLFSDHAVMKPLSPVEPMEPINNSESSVNSDMEKDGHKGESDPEEGNSELNPPPNDTEISRTEYLYDDPSDCQNKDNSVTEGLLAAAEEKTCYQYESEGGSEQTTKGSVETLQPALSDSLQTSIRERLARLHRGPDFNITSGLAAQAAARSLTFTSMEEQTFEDSEEEEEDKEGEQQKRRENENEVEENKNKETNIENEGL, from the exons ATGCTGGTAGGCTACATTAGTTTCTTCATCATGATTCCTGCTTGGTGGAATATCTCTTCCTGGCCACTGTGGGGACTGATTCTCATTGTTTACTTGGCTATAAGAGCTTCGGGCTGGTGGAAGACAGCCAGATTACAAATGATTCTAAGAAAATACAACATCCAGCTAGAAGATACAGTAGCAAATAGCCGTGCCTTTACCAACCTTGTGAGAAAGTCTTTACGACTCATTCAAGAGACTGAAGTCATTTCTAGAGGATTTACCCT TTTGCTTGACAGGGTCAGTGCTGCTTGCCCATTCAACAAAGCTGGACAACATCCTAGTCAGCATCTCATCGGCCTTCGGAAAGCTGTCTACCGAACCGTTAGAGCCAACTTCCGAGCAGCAAGGCTAGCCACCCTTTATATGCTGAAGAA CTACCCTCTGAATTCAGAGAGTGACAACGTGACCAACTACATCTGTGTGGTCCCTTTTAAGGAGCTGGGCCTGGGGCTGAGTGAAGAACAAGTGTCAGAGGAAGAAGCCCATAACTTGACAGATGGCTTTAGCCTGCCTGCACTGAAG gtTTTGTTCCAGCTCTGGGTAGGACAGAGTTCTGAGTTCTTCAGACGGCTGGCACTACTTCTGTCAACTGTGAATGCACCTCAGAGGCCTCTCCTCACACCCGCTCTTTCTTCTCATCGTGTTCTGTTGGATGTGACTCAAGGCCTACCTCACGCACATGCCGCCTGTTTGGAAGAACTTAAGCGCAGCTATGAGTTCTATAGATACTTTGAAACTCAGCATCGGTCAGAGGGACAGCGCTTGTCCAAAACAAAgcagaaatcaaaagaattgaaCAGCCTTCACACAGCAGTGCGCAGCCTCCAGCTCCATCTGAAAGCATTGCTGAATGA GGTTATAATTCTTGAGGATGAACTTGAAAAACTTGTTGGTACTAAGGAAGCACACGAACTGGCATCAGAGGCCTATCACATCCTGGAACAGAAGTTAAAGCTGCTCCAGCCTCGGGTACAAGCCAGCAACAGTTGCTGGGAAGAGGCTCTTTCTCAAGTAGATAAACTGGTACGAAGAAATTCGGATAAGAAAG GCAAACCTGAAGTAGCATGTGAAACCCCACACTGTGCCCCAGCTTCACTGCCACAGCCTGCACTATGCATTGAGGACAAAGACCCAATACCTGAAGAACAG GAATTGGAAGCTTATGTGGATGACACAGATATGGACATTGATTTCAGAAGGGAGGACTTTTACTTTTTGTCtcaagaagacagagaaaggcagaagCGTGAGCGGGAAGAATCTAAAAGAGTATTACAGGAATTAAAATCAGTGTTGGGATTTAAGGCCTCAGAATCTGAGAGGCAAAAATGGAAGCAGCTTCTATTTAGTGATCACG ctgTGATGAAACCCTTGTCTCCTGTAGAACCAATGGAACCTATAAATAATTCAGAATCATCTGTGAATTCAGATATGGAAAAGGATGGTCATAAAGGTGAAAGTGACCCTGAAGAGGGAAATAGTGAACTCAATCCTCCCCCAAATGACACTGAGATAAGTAGGACTGAGTATTTATATGATGATCCTTCAGACTGTCAAAATAAAGACAATTCTGTGACGGAAGGCTTGCTTGCAGCTGCTGAAGAAAAAACATGTTACCAATATGAGAGTGAAGGAGGGTCTGAGCAGACCACCAAGGGTAGTGTGGAGACCCTTCAGCCAGCACTCAGTGACTCATTACAGACCTCCATCAGGGAGAGACTGGCTCGCTTGCACCGGGGACCAGATTTCAACATCACTTCTGGTCTCGCCGCCCAGGCAGCTGCAAGATCTCTTACATTTACCAGCATGGAGGAACAGACTTTTGAAGAtagtgaggaagaggaggaagataaggaaggagaaCAGCAAAAGAGGCGAGAAAATGAAAACGAGGTGGAAGAAAAcaagaacaaagaaacaaacattgaAAATGAAGGATTATAA